The following proteins are co-located in the Lacticaseibacillus paracasei subsp. paracasei genome:
- the asnB gene encoding asparagine synthase (glutamine-hydrolyzing), translating into MCGIIAFADKTILNKKPVINNMMDMIKHRGPNSSGEYINDNVALGFRRLSIIDLKGGSQPILNEDGTVAIIFNGEIYNFQSIRKDLIAAGHVFKTHSDTEVLLHGYEEYGMDELLKKIRGMFVFLIWDDNKKEMFGARDFFGIKPMYYYHDGDTFIVGSEIKAFLKHPKFKKQLNKEALKPYLTFQYSALDETFFKGVYRIPEGHYFTLKDNKLTIKKYWDMDFKANNLSFEDTVAAIDKSVSESVDAHRISDVEVGSLLSSGVDSSYITALLRPEHTFSIGFDNKKYHEGVAAKELSDKLGLDNTSDIVTEKEALDNFPLIQYHLDEPDSNPSCVPLYFLTKLAHKDVTVILSGEGADELFAGYANYGFHTRSHAIRVFADGLRKLPKGVKYTIAHGLKKMPNFHGRLHLYESTAPAEEFFIGEALVFHEGQADKILQPEFRQSESVRDIVTASYKKVRHYDDEVKKMQYLDIHQFMPKDILLKADKLSMANSMELRVPFLDKEVAKVAAGIPTKYLINSHNSKYALREAANRHLPEEWASREKLGFPVPVKQWLEDEPFYKTVRKMFEQDWVKEFFDQDAILDILDRTYRQESDDRRKVWTIYTFLVWYKVYFIDDEVPHYIADSSKEKLEA; encoded by the coding sequence ATGTGCGGAATCATCGCGTTTGCGGACAAGACAATTTTAAATAAAAAGCCAGTTATTAATAACATGATGGACATGATCAAACACCGGGGTCCCAATTCCAGCGGCGAATATATCAATGATAACGTTGCCCTCGGATTCCGCCGGTTGTCGATCATTGACTTAAAAGGTGGTTCGCAGCCGATCCTGAATGAGGATGGCACAGTTGCGATCATCTTTAATGGGGAAATTTATAACTTCCAGAGCATTCGCAAGGATTTGATTGCTGCTGGTCATGTGTTCAAGACCCATTCCGATACCGAGGTTCTACTTCACGGTTATGAGGAATATGGGATGGACGAACTTCTCAAGAAGATTCGCGGGATGTTCGTCTTCCTTATCTGGGATGACAATAAGAAGGAAATGTTTGGCGCGCGTGATTTCTTTGGAATCAAGCCAATGTATTACTATCACGATGGCGATACCTTTATTGTGGGTAGTGAAATCAAAGCATTTTTGAAGCATCCTAAGTTTAAGAAACAATTGAACAAGGAAGCACTGAAGCCTTATTTGACTTTCCAATATTCGGCTTTGGATGAGACTTTCTTTAAAGGGGTTTACCGGATTCCTGAAGGGCACTATTTTACCTTGAAGGATAACAAGTTAACCATTAAGAAGTATTGGGACATGGATTTCAAGGCGAACAATTTGAGCTTTGAAGATACTGTTGCAGCTATTGACAAGAGTGTTTCTGAGTCAGTTGATGCTCACCGGATTTCCGATGTCGAAGTCGGGTCTTTACTTTCATCAGGGGTCGATTCCTCTTATATCACCGCCTTGTTGCGGCCAGAGCATACCTTCTCAATTGGTTTTGACAACAAAAAGTATCACGAAGGCGTTGCCGCTAAGGAACTCAGTGACAAACTCGGTTTGGATAACACTAGTGATATTGTTACTGAAAAAGAAGCGTTAGATAACTTCCCGTTGATTCAATATCATTTGGATGAACCGGATTCCAATCCTTCCTGTGTACCGCTATACTTCCTAACGAAACTGGCACACAAAGACGTGACCGTTATTTTGTCTGGGGAAGGTGCTGATGAACTCTTTGCTGGTTATGCGAACTATGGCTTCCATACGCGCAGCCACGCCATTCGAGTCTTTGCGGACGGTTTACGCAAGTTGCCAAAAGGTGTTAAGTATACGATCGCCCATGGCCTGAAAAAGATGCCGAATTTCCATGGCCGCTTGCATCTTTATGAATCAACAGCCCCTGCCGAAGAATTCTTCATCGGCGAAGCACTGGTTTTTCATGAGGGCCAGGCTGACAAGATCTTACAACCGGAATTTCGGCAAAGTGAGAGTGTTCGTGACATCGTGACCGCTTCGTACAAAAAGGTACGTCATTACGATGATGAAGTTAAGAAGATGCAGTATCTCGACATCCACCAGTTCATGCCAAAAGATATTCTTTTGAAAGCTGACAAGTTGTCGATGGCCAACTCGATGGAATTGCGGGTACCGTTCCTTGATAAGGAAGTGGCTAAGGTCGCGGCTGGTATCCCAACCAAGTATCTGATCAATTCGCACAACTCGAAGTATGCATTGCGTGAAGCTGCTAACCGTCACTTACCGGAAGAATGGGCGAGTCGTGAAAAGCTCGGTTTCCCAGTGCCGGTCAAGCAGTGGTTGGAAGACGAACCGTTCTACAAGACGGTCCGCAAAATGTTTGAACAAGACTGGGTCAAGGAATTCTTCGATCAGGATGCCATTCTCGATATCTTGGATCGTACGTATCGGCAGGAAAGCGATGATCGTCGGAAAGTTTGGACGATTTACACCTTCCTTGTTTGGTACAAGGTCTATTTCATCGATGATGAAGTGCCGCATTATATTGCAGATTCAAGTAAAGAGAAACTTGAAGCATAA
- a CDS encoding bacteriocin, which yields MELLNEKELAHVIGGKRKCPKTPFDNTPGAWFAHLILGC from the coding sequence ATGGAACTCTTAAACGAAAAAGAGCTAGCTCACGTTATTGGTGGTAAACGAAAGTGCCCCAAAACGCCCTTTGATAATACGCCTGGCGCATGGTTTGCACATTTGATTTTGGGCTGCTAA
- a CDS encoding lysylphosphatidylglycerol synthase domain-containing protein — MKINFFKWIRDVRHWKTIYLFMMISIVTYSMIGLCRQLSVSSIQKVLQLLTGQKIFALLFLGCLAVTPMIVYDKVYADKLSVPSRGGFFNMTSWSLNVVNNVAGAGGMVGASLRYALLGQHVNARTATKMSFHISLFSLSGLSINYSISALLIKNNNVSILAGSLSYISFLIIVYPLIPLMLKTPSLKFPTKLILLMTSVIEWFACFGIVLLSNTILNLNIDLFVLYQSYFFSAALGVASLIPGSAGSFDLSLTETLKHAGVLPNTSASLLILYRLFYYVIPTILAVVWFILLKTNILQSKANK, encoded by the coding sequence TTGAAAATCAATTTTTTTAAATGGATCAGAGATGTCCGCCATTGGAAAACAATATACTTGTTTATGATGATATCGATAGTGACGTATAGTATGATTGGCTTGTGCCGACAGTTATCAGTATCTAGTATTCAGAAAGTATTACAATTGCTAACAGGCCAGAAAATTTTTGCTTTATTGTTCTTAGGTTGCTTAGCAGTCACACCAATGATTGTGTATGACAAAGTTTACGCGGACAAACTTTCCGTACCTTCTCGGGGCGGTTTCTTCAACATGACTAGCTGGTCATTAAATGTCGTAAATAATGTTGCCGGTGCAGGAGGTATGGTAGGGGCTTCTCTCAGATATGCGCTTTTGGGGCAACATGTCAATGCTCGTACTGCAACTAAAATGTCATTTCACATCTCACTTTTTTCGTTATCAGGCCTTTCGATTAATTACAGCATATCCGCATTACTAATTAAGAATAACAATGTATCAATTTTAGCAGGTTCGCTTTCATATATTTCTTTTTTGATTATAGTCTATCCACTCATACCATTAATGCTGAAAACACCATCCTTAAAATTTCCCACAAAATTGATCTTGCTAATGACATCGGTCATCGAATGGTTTGCATGCTTTGGTATAGTGCTATTATCAAATACTATTTTAAATTTAAATATTGATTTATTTGTTTTATATCAGAGCTATTTCTTCTCTGCTGCACTCGGTGTGGCATCGTTGATTCCTGGAAGTGCCGGTTCTTTTGACCTAAGCCTGACTGAAACGTTAAAACATGCAGGCGTACTGCCTAACACCTCTGCAAGCCTGTTAATTTTGTACCGGTTATTCTATTATGTAATTCCTACCATTCTTGCTGTTGTTTGGTTTATTTTATTAAAAACCAATATCTTGCAATCTAAAGCCAACAAATGA
- a CDS encoding IS5-like element ISLrh3 family transposase, with product MAYRHRATQLSFQSFNNGLGVPLSSDNEWVQLADMLPWQQLDEAYQLLFTEMGGRAAKPFRLLYGASLIKQAEHLTDRSVVTAIRDTPAYQYFIGLDTYTTDLPFNHSTLVYFRRRMGQITELVRNIISDTLREQIQSLLPDDELRVLITDATAVPIEIRFPQDTSLLNQARLNLEEMLLDMAHQLQIKPPRTYKREAKAKWTAFARKPRRWAKETRKQIKVQLQYVRRDLRYIDVLLAHGASLNERQTKRLAVIRELLDQQMFMYENRTHRVPGRIVSLAQPWIRPINRGKAKQRTEFGPKIDASIADGMIDIERFDFKAFNESQDLATTIDHYFDVHGYYPDEILADTLYRTRENRQLCQRLGIRLSGPRLGRKPKKMDAKQRQVDRDAEKRRGKIERGFAFMKGPLGLSLVRTKTVASIAVTIDIAINLANLKMLLRLFNGPILIFVKYKQESILIHYQIHVSGSRNVT from the coding sequence ATGGCTTATCGACATCGTGCTACCCAATTGTCATTTCAATCCTTTAACAACGGCCTTGGTGTGCCACTTTCTTCCGACAATGAGTGGGTTCAATTAGCCGACATGCTCCCGTGGCAACAGCTCGATGAAGCCTATCAACTTCTTTTTACTGAGATGGGTGGGCGCGCTGCTAAACCCTTTCGTCTGCTTTACGGTGCCAGTTTGATCAAGCAAGCAGAACATCTAACCGACCGTTCGGTCGTTACCGCTATTCGTGATACCCCGGCTTACCAGTACTTTATCGGGCTAGACACCTACACAACCGACCTGCCGTTCAACCACTCAACCTTGGTTTATTTTAGACGACGCATGGGTCAAATAACGGAACTAGTGCGAAATATCATCAGTGATACCTTGCGCGAACAAATCCAAAGTTTATTGCCAGATGATGAGCTCCGTGTCTTGATCACAGACGCTACTGCGGTGCCAATTGAAATTCGTTTTCCACAAGATACTTCGCTGCTAAATCAAGCTCGGCTCAATCTAGAAGAAATGTTATTAGACATGGCTCATCAGTTGCAAATCAAGCCTCCACGAACCTACAAACGTGAAGCAAAAGCTAAGTGGACCGCTTTTGCTAGAAAACCGCGGCGTTGGGCTAAGGAAACACGCAAGCAGATCAAAGTACAGCTCCAGTATGTCCGACGTGATCTACGTTATATCGATGTGCTGTTGGCCCACGGTGCCTCTCTTAACGAAAGGCAAACCAAACGATTGGCTGTGATTCGTGAACTTCTTGACCAGCAAATGTTCATGTATGAAAATCGGACCCATCGGGTCCCAGGACGGATTGTTAGCTTGGCACAACCGTGGATTCGCCCGATTAACCGTGGTAAAGCCAAACAACGAACCGAATTTGGTCCCAAGATTGATGCTTCAATTGCCGATGGCATGATCGATATCGAACGATTTGATTTTAAGGCGTTCAATGAAAGCCAAGATTTAGCAACAACCATCGATCATTATTTCGACGTGCATGGTTATTATCCCGATGAAATCTTAGCTGACACACTTTATCGTACCCGCGAGAATCGTCAGCTCTGTCAACGACTAGGCATTAGGTTGTCGGGACCACGTTTAGGACGTAAGCCTAAAAAGATGGATGCTAAGCAGCGGCAAGTTGATCGTGACGCAGAGAAGCGGCGCGGGAAAATTGAACGCGGTTTTGCCTTCATGAAAGGCCCTTTGGGCCTTTCATTGGTGCGGACTAAAACGGTAGCCAGCATCGCAGTGACGATTGATATTGCGATCAATCTAGCCAATCTAAAGATGCTATTAAGGCTTTTTAATGGACCAATTTTGATTTTTGTAAAATATAAGCAGGAATCCATCTTAATTCACTATCAAATTCACGTTTCAGGTAGCCGGAATGTTACCTAA